In Miscanthus floridulus cultivar M001 chromosome 8, ASM1932011v1, whole genome shotgun sequence, the sequence atcataaatatacaatttgagtattcagatacaaATACGATATCAAATGTTGGATATCCAAACTCGAATACGAACAGATCTCAacctctctaaacggattcggttaaTATCCGTCCCCATCTCCCTCCtcttgctatatatatatatatactcccggctcctcctcgcctccaaAATAAAATCACCTGAGAAAATGAGCTTCAGggaaggccgccgccgccgcctggggTCTTGACGAGGAGTCAAGCCGCGGCACGCTCCCCCGGAGACGACCAAGATTTCCTCTTTCTGGGGAGCACGAGCACCAACGCCATCACGTAAGTTTCCCTCCTCATGCTGTTCCCGCCCCAGAACTAGCACAGAGACATCTTCAACATTTTTGTTCCTGGAGCCGAGCAAATCCCCGTGTCTCCACCTGCCAATGGCTGCCGTTTCCGGCCGTTTCCTGGGCTCTTAGTAGTGATTCGGAGCAAAAGTTGTCTTCTTGGGACTAGTTCCTGCACATCCCTCTCCCGGCCGCTAGTACTTCTCCTAGTAGTAACATCTGTTAGTACCTGACGCTGTCGGGGTTTGATTGGAGCGAGGAATTTGCCAGAACATCTGCGATTTAGGTCCATCCTGTTGATCGTCACTTGCTAAAACGAGCACGAACCGCATGGAGGCGCTGATTGCTTGACAATCTAGGCATTGCTGCACTTTTCCAGGAAGCCCCCCCTCCCTGAGAGTTTGTTGGAACGTACTGTACTAGTTGTATGGAAGCGTACCTCCTCGTGGCAAGCGTGCTTGGCAATACCCAACCTCATCATTATAGTAGTGTGGAATGCGtgtgttttttcttcttcttgtctgatCCACACAAGGAATAGAATCGATACCTTGATTGGTTCTTATGCCTTGCACATAGCACAGTGCCAAGGTATCAAATATCCAGCTTTTGTTCTTTTCGTTCATAGCGAAAGGGTGTGCCAAATGGAATATGTGGGTTGAGTAAGACAGCCACCTCTTTTATCTGTCGCTGTTCACTCATGGACCACGCATTGCATTTGGGTTATGGGTGGGATAGGGCGATATGAGCAAAGTTAGGTCCTGGATGATGATTGCCAGGAGAATCCATGATCCATTTAAGCTTCATGTGGTGAGGATTGATCAATGCTGGGATTATGTTTcgtggtctctctctctctctctctctctctctctctctctctctctctctctctctctctctctctcttccttctGGAAATATGGAAAGTGGATATCGTGATTGGCGCCTACCAAAACATTTTGTACCATATTTGAAATGAGTGTTTTTTTTCCATTCGTGATATATTAGTGTAATGACTGAGTTTCTTTTCTTTGCACTGTCCAGTCAATTATGTTCATGTTATTCCTATATTTGCTTCTTGCTGTCTATATTTGTTCATCTCCTTCTTTCTTATTGTTTCCCTTTCAATTTACAAGAAAACGTCTTATATATTTATTCTCTTGCACATATTCATCCTAATAAGGTGGCTCCATGTTTTTCTCTTTTGATAGGGTTCACACACTCATTGATAATTTGCCAACTTCTGCATAAGTTCAAAGCAGCCTCTGAAACATTTGGGCCAAAATGAAGATATCTTTTCTCATGTTGATGGTTCTCTCCCTGTTTCTCTTCCCTAATGGGATCCACAAAAGCTTAGCTTCAAGGCCTTCAGTTGTGAGTATTGGGTCTATTCTTCGGTTGAACTCCACCACTGGAGGTGTTTCAGATGTTGCCATCCATGCAGCAGTGGATGATATCAACTCAGATCCAACAGTTCTAAATGGAACAACGTTACGAGTTGACACGAGAGATACAAATTGTGATGACGGTTTCCTTGGCATGGTTCAAGGTAGACCATCTTTAATACCGATTCCCTTTTTTATTTCACTGTTCAATactccgtgcttccattctagaCTTGTGATGATGATACAGTATACCTTTCTTCAGCTTTGCAGTTCATGGAGACTGATGTTATTGCAATCATTGGGCCACAATGCTCTCCTATTGCACATATCATTTCGTATGTCGCAAATGAGCTTCAAGTTCCTTTGATGTCCTTTGCATCAGATGCAACTCTATCATCAATCCAGTTCCCGTACTTCATGCGGACTATGCCCAGCGATCTCTATCAAATGGCAGCTGTGGCGGCAGTTATTGATTACTACCAATGGAAGATAGTGACTGCCATATACGTTGATGATGATTATGGTCGAAACGGCATTGCTGCTTTGGATGATGAACTTACCGCAAGGCGCTGCAAAATTTCATACAAGGCCGGGTTCCGTTCCAATGCTAAAAAAAGTGAGCTTCTAAATCTATTGGTTACTGTTAGTAATATGGAGTCTCGTGTTATTATCCTCCATACTGGTTCGGAACCCGGACTCAAGCTTTTGTCAATTGCTAATTCACTAAACATGATGGGCAACGGCTTTGTATGGATTGCAACTGATTGGCTTTCTGCTTATCTTGATGCGAATTCATCGGTCCCTGCTGAAACTATAAATGGCATGCAAGGTGTTCTGACTGTACGTCCACACACCCCAAAGTCAAAGATGAAGAGTAATCTGGTGTCCAGGTGGAGCAGCTTAAGCAAGAAATACAACCACAGTGATCTTCGCATCAGTGCTTATGGTTTTTATGTTTATGATAGTGTGTGGACTGTAGCTCGGGCCTTGGATGCCTTCTTTGATGATGGTGGGAGGATTTCCTTTACAAATGACTCAAGGTTGCGTGACGAAACTGGGGGAACCCTTCACCTTGAAGCCATGAGTATTTTTGACATGGGAATCAAACTACTGGATAAGATTAGAAATGTGAACTTCACTGGGGTGTCTGGCCAAGTGCAGTTCAATGCTCACTTTGAACTCATTCATCCTGCCTATGATATCATAAGCATTATTGGGAATGGCAAGCGGACCATTGGTTTTTGGTCAAACTATACAAGATTGCTATCGACTGTACTTCCAGAGGACCTATATTCGAAGCCTCCTAATACTTCTCTTGCCAATCAACAACTCTATGATGTCATTTGGCCTGGAGAGACTGCACAGAAGCCTCGAGGCTGGGCCTTTCCTTCCAATGCCAAGGAGTTGAAAATTGGCGTCCCTAACAGATTTAGCTTTAAAGAGTTTGTTAGTGAAGATAATGCTACTGGGTCAATGAAGGGCTATTGCATCGATGTCTTCACTCAAGCATTGTCATTGCTTCCTTATCCAGTTACATACAGGTTTATACCTTTCGGCAGTGGTACTAAAAATCCTCATTATGACGAACTTGTACAGATGGTAGCGGACAATGTAAGTATGGACATGCAATTTTTTTCCCTCCTCCACATTTCAGCATGTATAATAGTGATCAGAGTTACTTTATCCTGCAGGATTTTGATGCAGCAGTAGGGGATATTGCAATTACAATGAGCCGAACTAAAACTATTGATTTCACCCAGCCCTTTATTGAGTCAGGCCTGGTTATCTTGGCTCCAATCAAAAAGCATATGACAAGTTCTTGGGCATTCTTGCAGCCATTTACATTGGGGATGTGGTTTGTTACAGGGT encodes:
- the LOC136475475 gene encoding glutamate receptor 3.1-like, with amino-acid sequence MKISFLMLMVLSLFLFPNGIHKSLASRPSVVSIGSILRLNSTTGGVSDVAIHAAVDDINSDPTVLNGTTLRVDTRDTNCDDGFLGMVQALQFMETDVIAIIGPQCSPIAHIISYVANELQVPLMSFASDATLSSIQFPYFMRTMPSDLYQMAAVAAVIDYYQWKIVTAIYVDDDYGRNGIAALDDELTARRCKISYKAGFRSNAKKSELLNLLVTVSNMESRVIILHTGSEPGLKLLSIANSLNMMGNGFVWIATDWLSAYLDANSSVPAETINGMQGVLTVRPHTPKSKMKSNLVSRWSSLSKKYNHSDLRISAYGFYVYDSVWTVARALDAFFDDGGRISFTNDSRLRDETGGTLHLEAMSIFDMGIKLLDKIRNVNFTGVSGQVQFNAHFELIHPAYDIISIIGNGKRTIGFWSNYTRLLSTVLPEDLYSKPPNTSLANQQLYDVIWPGETAQKPRGWAFPSNAKELKIGVPNRFSFKEFVSEDNATGSMKGYCIDVFTQALSLLPYPVTYRFIPFGSGTKNPHYDELVQMVADNDFDAAVGDIAITMSRTKTIDFTQPFIESGLVILAPIKKHMTSSWAFLQPFTLGMWFVTGLSFLVVGVVIWILEHRINDEFRGSPRQQIITIVWFSFSTLFFAHRENTMSTLGRGVLIIWLFVVLIIQSSYTASLTSILTVQQLDTSIRGIDDLKDSDYPIGFQVGSFAEEYMVKELNISRSRLKALGSSEEYAENLKLGPKKGGVMAIVDERPYVELFLSTYCKIAVAGSDFTSRRWGFAFPRDSPLQVDLSTAILTLSENGELQRIHDKWLKTGDCSTDNNEFVDSNQLRLESFMGLFLICGAACVLALLIYFGITLRQYLRHEQPGSAISVDAGSSTSKCSLRKFISFVDDRQPPPKKKRTMSLSRSSMPTTPMSNRPGTDIDIES